A single region of the Arthrobacter sp. PAMC25564 genome encodes:
- the thrS gene encoding threonine--tRNA ligase yields MSDAQQITLLVDGEETKVATGTTGAELFFERRDVVVARVNGELKDLDQPLPEGSTIEAVTIGSPDGLNVLRHSTAHVMAQAVQQLRPDAKLGIGPYITDGFYFDFDVEEPFTPEDLRQLEKMMQKIINQNQKFVRRVVSEDEAREAMKDEPYKLELIGLKGAGSDADGSSVEVGGGELSIYDNVERKEGAVVWCDLCRGPHLPNTKLISNAFALTRSSAAYWRGSEKNKQLQRIYGTAWPTKDALKAYQERIAEAERRDHRKLGVELDLFSFPDELGSGLPVFHPKGGIIRKAMEDYSRQRHVEAGYDFVYTPHITKGHLYEVSGHLDWYREGMFPPMHIDAELNEDGTVRKPGQDYYLKPMNCPMHNLIFRSRGRSYRELPLRLFEFGSVYRYEKSGVVHGLTRVRGMTQDDAHIYCTREQMKDELTKTLNFVLALLKDYGLNDFYLELSTKDPEKSVGSDEVWEEATQTLAEVARESGLELVPDPGGAAFYGPKISVQARDAIGRTWQMSTIQLDFNLPERFELEYQAADGTRQRPVMIHRALFGSIERFMGVLTEHYAGAFPAWLAPVQVVAIPVAETFNDYLFDVVGQLKAAGIRAEVDISSDRFPKKIRTASKDKIPFVLIAGGDDAEAGAVSFRFRDGSQDNGVPVAEAVQRIVDAVRNRTS; encoded by the coding sequence GTGTCAGATGCCCAGCAGATCACCCTTCTCGTCGACGGCGAAGAGACCAAGGTGGCTACCGGGACCACCGGCGCGGAACTCTTTTTTGAGCGCCGCGACGTCGTTGTGGCCCGGGTCAACGGCGAATTGAAGGACCTGGACCAGCCCCTTCCCGAAGGTTCCACGATCGAGGCCGTCACCATCGGTTCCCCGGACGGGCTCAACGTCCTGCGCCACTCCACGGCCCACGTGATGGCCCAGGCCGTGCAGCAGCTCCGCCCCGACGCCAAACTCGGAATCGGCCCCTACATCACCGACGGCTTCTACTTCGACTTCGACGTCGAGGAGCCGTTCACCCCCGAAGACCTGCGCCAGCTGGAAAAGATGATGCAAAAGATCATCAACCAGAACCAGAAGTTCGTCCGCCGCGTCGTAAGCGAGGACGAGGCGCGCGAGGCGATGAAGGACGAGCCCTACAAGCTCGAACTGATCGGGCTGAAGGGCGCCGGCTCCGATGCCGACGGCTCCAGCGTCGAGGTCGGCGGCGGCGAGCTGAGCATCTACGACAACGTCGAGCGCAAGGAAGGCGCCGTCGTGTGGTGCGACCTCTGCCGCGGCCCGCACCTGCCCAACACCAAGCTGATCTCCAACGCCTTTGCCCTGACCCGCTCCTCGGCGGCCTACTGGCGCGGCAGCGAAAAGAACAAGCAGCTGCAGCGCATCTACGGCACCGCATGGCCCACCAAGGACGCCCTCAAGGCCTACCAGGAGCGGATCGCCGAGGCCGAGCGCCGCGACCATCGCAAACTCGGCGTGGAACTGGACCTGTTCTCCTTCCCGGACGAGCTGGGATCCGGCCTGCCGGTGTTCCACCCCAAGGGCGGCATCATCCGCAAGGCCATGGAGGACTACTCCCGCCAGCGGCACGTCGAGGCCGGCTACGATTTCGTCTACACCCCGCACATCACCAAGGGCCACCTCTACGAGGTCTCCGGCCACCTGGACTGGTACCGGGAGGGCATGTTCCCCCCGATGCACATCGACGCGGAGCTCAACGAGGACGGGACGGTCCGCAAGCCCGGCCAGGACTACTACCTGAAGCCGATGAACTGCCCGATGCACAACCTGATCTTCCGCTCCCGCGGCCGGTCCTACCGTGAGCTGCCGCTGCGGCTGTTCGAATTCGGCTCGGTCTACCGCTACGAGAAGTCCGGCGTCGTGCACGGCCTCACCCGGGTCCGGGGCATGACCCAGGATGACGCCCACATCTACTGCACCCGCGAGCAGATGAAGGACGAGCTGACGAAGACGCTGAACTTCGTGCTCGCGCTGCTTAAGGACTACGGGCTGAACGATTTCTACCTCGAGCTCTCCACGAAGGACCCGGAAAAGTCCGTGGGTTCGGACGAGGTCTGGGAGGAAGCCACCCAGACCCTCGCCGAGGTGGCCCGGGAATCCGGACTCGAGCTGGTCCCGGATCCGGGCGGAGCCGCGTTCTACGGTCCGAAAATCTCCGTGCAGGCCCGCGACGCGATCGGCCGGACCTGGCAGATGTCCACCATCCAGCTGGACTTCAACCTGCCCGAGCGCTTCGAGCTCGAATACCAGGCGGCCGACGGCACCCGGCAGCGGCCCGTCATGATCCACCGCGCGCTGTTCGGCTCGATCGAGCGCTTCATGGGCGTCCTGACCGAGCACTACGCCGGCGCCTTCCCGGCCTGGCTCGCCCCGGTGCAGGTGGTCGCCATTCCGGTGGCGGAGACGTTCAATGACTACCTGTTCGACGTCGTCGGCCAGCTCAAAGCGGCCGGTATCCGTGCCGAGGTGGACATCTCCTCGGACCGCTTCCCGAAGAAGATCCGCACGGCGAGCAAGGACAAGATCCCGTTCGTGCTGATCGCCGGCGGGGACGACGCCGAGGCCGGCGCGGTGTCCTTCCGCTTCCGTGACGGCAGCCAGGACAACGGCGTGCCCGTGGCCGAGGCAGTCCAGCGGATCGTCGACGCCGTCCGCAACCGGACCAGCTAG
- the pgsA gene encoding phosphatidylinositol phosphate synthase: MLNRHARGFFTALFSPLARWLLRIGVSPDAVTIVGTLGVVAGALVFYPLGQLWWGTLFITAFIFSDVIDGIMARMQERGGRWGNFLDSTLDRVADGALFAGVAVWFFTGGADAPIAIAAVLCLVLGMVVSYARAKAEALGFHANVGIAERAERLVSVLVVTGFTGLGLPTVVLFATLCLLAAASLVTVVQRIVAVHRQSLEETEGTGGTASEQAA, from the coding sequence ATGCTGAATAGGCACGCCCGCGGCTTTTTCACCGCGCTGTTCTCGCCGCTTGCCCGCTGGCTGCTGCGGATCGGCGTCTCACCGGACGCCGTCACCATCGTGGGCACGCTGGGCGTGGTGGCCGGCGCCCTCGTTTTCTACCCGCTGGGCCAGCTCTGGTGGGGAACCCTGTTCATCACCGCCTTCATCTTCTCCGACGTCATTGACGGCATCATGGCACGGATGCAGGAACGGGGCGGGCGCTGGGGCAACTTCCTGGACTCCACCCTGGACCGGGTCGCCGACGGCGCCCTGTTCGCCGGCGTCGCTGTCTGGTTCTTCACCGGCGGCGCGGACGCTCCCATCGCGATTGCCGCCGTCCTCTGCCTCGTGCTGGGCATGGTGGTCTCCTACGCCCGGGCCAAGGCCGAGGCCCTGGGCTTCCATGCCAACGTCGGGATCGCGGAGCGTGCCGAGCGGCTCGTCTCGGTGCTGGTGGTCACCGGCTTCACCGGCCTGGGCCTGCCGACCGTGGTGCTGTTCGCCACGCTTTGCCTTCTGGCCGCGGCCAGCCTCGTGACGGTGGTGCAGCGGATCGTCGCCGTGCACCGGCAGTCGCTCGAGGAAACCGAGGGCACCGGGGGCACCGCCTCCGAACAGGCCGCCTGA
- the pdxS gene encoding pyridoxal 5'-phosphate synthase lyase subunit PdxS yields MSTPDVSSEAGASAKNVTGSSRVKRGMAEMLKGGVIMDVVNVEQARIAEDAGAVAVMALERVPADIRAQGGVSRMSDPDMIDAIIAAVSVPVMAKARIGHFVEAQVLQSLGVDYIDESEVLTPADYTNHIDKWNFTVPFVCGATNLGEALRRINEGAAMIRSKGEAGTGDVSNATTHMRQIRAEIKKLAGMAEDELYVAAKELQAPYELVKEVAATGKLPVVLFTAGGIATPADAAMMMQLGADGVFVGSGIFKSGNPAQRAAAVVKATTFFDDPDEIAKASRGLGEAMVGINVDEIPQPHRLAERGW; encoded by the coding sequence GTGTCTACACCTGATGTAAGCAGCGAAGCCGGCGCGTCCGCCAAGAACGTCACGGGCAGCAGCCGCGTCAAGCGCGGCATGGCGGAGATGCTCAAGGGCGGCGTCATCATGGACGTCGTCAACGTCGAGCAGGCCCGCATCGCCGAGGATGCCGGTGCCGTGGCCGTCATGGCGCTGGAACGCGTTCCCGCCGATATCCGCGCCCAGGGCGGCGTGTCCCGCATGTCGGATCCGGACATGATCGATGCGATCATCGCCGCCGTCTCCGTCCCGGTCATGGCGAAGGCCCGGATCGGCCACTTCGTCGAGGCCCAGGTCCTGCAGTCCCTCGGCGTGGACTACATCGACGAGTCCGAGGTGCTGACCCCGGCCGACTACACCAACCACATCGACAAGTGGAACTTCACGGTTCCCTTCGTCTGTGGCGCCACCAACCTGGGTGAGGCGCTGCGCCGCATCAACGAGGGCGCGGCGATGATCCGCTCCAAGGGCGAGGCCGGCACCGGGGACGTCTCCAACGCCACCACCCACATGCGCCAGATCCGCGCGGAGATCAAGAAGCTTGCCGGCATGGCCGAGGATGAGCTCTACGTCGCCGCCAAGGAACTGCAGGCACCGTACGAACTGGTCAAGGAAGTTGCCGCCACCGGCAAGCTCCCCGTCGTCCTCTTCACCGCCGGCGGCATCGCCACCCCGGCCGACGCGGCGATGATGATGCAGCTTGGCGCCGACGGCGTGTTCGTCGGCTCGGGCATCTTCAAGTCCGGCAACCCGGCCCAGCGTGCCGCCGCCGTCGTGAAGGCCACCACCTTCTTCGACGACCCGGACGAGATCGCCAAGGCCTCCCGCGGTCTGGGCGAAGCGATGGTCGGCATCAACGTGGACGAAATCCCGCAGCCGCACCGCCTCGCCGAGCGCGGCTGGTAG
- a CDS encoding HIT domain-containing protein, which translates to MQERTGAGPEYPGDAAVTDDFSLAGVPDAFQRLWTPHRMAYIKGGQHQFKNPDDCPFCVAPEREDEDSLIVYRGRTSYVVLNLFPYNPGHLLVCPYRHIPDYTDLTVEETAEFAELTQTAMRVLRKVANPSGFNLGMNQGVTGGAGIAGHLHQHVVPRWGGDGNFFPIIAQTKAVTQTLGEVRQQVSEAWPGETPAQENAAGATDAE; encoded by the coding sequence GTGCAGGAGAGGACAGGGGCCGGGCCGGAGTATCCGGGCGACGCCGCCGTGACGGACGACTTCAGCCTGGCCGGGGTTCCGGACGCCTTCCAGCGCCTGTGGACCCCGCACCGGATGGCGTACATCAAGGGCGGCCAGCACCAGTTCAAGAACCCGGACGACTGCCCGTTCTGCGTCGCGCCCGAGCGCGAGGACGAGGATTCCCTGATCGTGTACCGGGGGCGGACCAGCTACGTTGTGCTGAACCTGTTCCCGTACAACCCCGGCCACCTGCTCGTCTGCCCGTACCGGCACATTCCGGACTACACGGACCTGACCGTGGAGGAGACCGCGGAATTCGCCGAGCTGACCCAGACGGCCATGCGTGTGCTGCGCAAGGTGGCAAACCCCAGCGGCTTCAACCTGGGCATGAACCAGGGCGTCACGGGCGGGGCCGGGATCGCCGGCCACCTGCACCAGCACGTGGTGCCGCGCTGGGGCGGGGACGGCAACTTCTTCCCGATCATTGCCCAAACCAAGGCCGTCACCCAGACGCTGGGCGAGGTCAGGCAGCAGGTTTCGGAGGCGTGGCCCGGGGAAACACCTGCACAGGAGAACGCCGCCGGGGCGACGGATGCTGAATAG
- the dnaE gene encoding DNA polymerase III subunit alpha: MSFTHLHVSTAFSAHYGVSWPEELAAAAAADGATALACTDRDGLYGTVKHLSACMAAGLDAIIGVDLAVLDDDGDLRTQVGGRVVVLAQGHNNGAGYRALCRLISDAHARTTGKAQGAVPVAVTRAELASRTLHPENLKPVLTVLLGPDSDVGRSMGGRRYLRPRTLFKRWLEAMPPGTLAAEVVSQLSPPGEPLSTAHAVRMLKLAAEHGVPAVLSNAVRYVAEDGAATADVLDSARTLKSLPELSAAPLLQPNGQAWLKSAAQMLQLGKEIMHAAGYGAADLKRLMAQTEALADRCRMDPVADMGWKQPVVPETSVIGIAGDPLMELTGRCEAGIGRRFPGISGKPAEQLRARLDHELGIIGSLGFAAYFLTVAEVSRMILDMGVRAAARGSGASSLVNYLIDVSQVNPLQHDLIFERFLSRDRATLPDIDIDVESAERHNVYRKIFERFGAERVTLMSMQNGYRARGAVRDAGLALGMEDGEVGEIAKQLWRFSARKFREALVEKPELREFAGRVEQRDITENEQLDLLVDLTERLDRLPRHISMHPCGVILGDATLLDRTPVQPSGLGLPMSQFDKHDMDPMGMLKLDVLGVRMQSAMAFAVREVIRLHPSKAEVVAAGAHPEGPDGRGPDYIAADGRIDLNAVPLDDEPTYELIRSTHTLGCFQIESPGQRELIGKLAPREFNDLIIDISLFRPGPMKSDMVRPFLEHRHGFAPEVYPHPDLKPVLKETHGVTVFHEQILKTFDVMTGCGLARADEFRRALGNEVLEGKVEEFFRREARARNYAPGVVDKVWGTLKAFGSFGFCKAHGAAFAVPTYQSAWLKTHHPEAFLAGLWEHDPGMYPKRLLVAEARRMGIPILPLDINKSQAEYRVERVEAGPDRGRLGIRLSLSGIYGLSGAELKRIVAAQPYDSLADLRARSRLGKQGIKRLAQLGAFDSLHRESGGASNRADLVRHLQNLQDRPQRKGVEVIEGQLALPLGDVELKNLKAVLPAPTMVETVRAELDLMAMDVSEHLMASHRPLLDRLGVTTADKLLGLRNGTEVLVAGVRVATQTPPMRGGRRVVFISVDDGTGCVDSVFFHEAQEQSGPLLFGTRLLLIRGTTRRTGPRGISISASMAWDLSRTESLPYPGAALVGLSGNR, encoded by the coding sequence ATGAGCTTCACCCATCTGCACGTCTCCACGGCCTTCAGCGCCCACTACGGGGTCTCCTGGCCGGAGGAGCTGGCGGCTGCCGCGGCCGCGGACGGCGCCACCGCGCTGGCCTGCACCGACCGCGACGGCCTCTATGGAACGGTCAAGCATCTGTCGGCCTGCATGGCGGCGGGACTGGACGCGATCATCGGGGTGGACCTTGCGGTCCTTGACGACGACGGCGACCTCCGCACCCAGGTGGGGGGACGCGTCGTCGTGCTCGCCCAGGGGCACAACAACGGCGCCGGGTACCGGGCGCTGTGCCGGCTGATCTCCGACGCCCATGCCCGCACCACGGGCAAGGCGCAGGGAGCGGTGCCGGTGGCCGTGACCCGCGCGGAGCTGGCCTCCCGCACCCTGCACCCGGAAAACCTGAAGCCGGTGCTGACCGTACTGCTCGGCCCGGACTCCGACGTCGGACGCTCCATGGGCGGCCGGCGCTACCTGCGCCCCCGCACCCTGTTCAAACGCTGGCTGGAGGCCATGCCGCCGGGGACCCTCGCCGCCGAGGTGGTCAGCCAGCTCAGCCCGCCCGGTGAACCCCTGAGCACCGCCCATGCGGTGCGCATGCTCAAACTCGCCGCCGAACACGGGGTGCCCGCCGTGCTGAGCAACGCCGTGCGGTACGTCGCCGAGGACGGCGCGGCCACGGCGGACGTGCTGGACTCCGCCCGGACCCTGAAATCCCTCCCGGAGCTCTCCGCCGCCCCGCTGCTCCAGCCCAACGGGCAGGCCTGGCTCAAATCGGCGGCGCAGATGCTGCAGCTGGGCAAGGAGATCATGCATGCCGCCGGGTACGGCGCCGCAGACCTCAAACGGCTGATGGCCCAGACCGAGGCGCTCGCGGACCGCTGCCGGATGGACCCTGTGGCCGACATGGGCTGGAAGCAGCCGGTGGTCCCGGAAACGTCCGTGATCGGCATCGCCGGCGACCCCCTGATGGAGCTCACCGGGCGCTGCGAGGCCGGAATCGGCCGCCGGTTCCCGGGAATCTCCGGGAAACCGGCCGAACAGCTGCGCGCCCGGCTGGACCACGAACTGGGGATCATCGGCAGCCTGGGCTTCGCCGCGTACTTCCTGACCGTCGCCGAGGTCTCACGGATGATCCTGGATATGGGGGTCCGCGCCGCCGCCCGCGGCTCGGGCGCCTCCAGCCTGGTCAACTACCTGATCGACGTCAGCCAGGTGAACCCGCTCCAGCACGACCTCATCTTCGAGCGCTTCCTCTCTCGGGACCGCGCCACCCTCCCGGACATCGACATCGACGTCGAAAGCGCCGAACGGCACAACGTCTACCGGAAGATCTTCGAGCGCTTCGGGGCCGAACGCGTCACGCTGATGAGCATGCAGAACGGCTACCGCGCTCGCGGTGCCGTGCGTGACGCAGGCCTGGCGCTGGGCATGGAGGACGGGGAAGTCGGGGAAATCGCCAAGCAGCTGTGGCGGTTCTCGGCCCGGAAGTTCCGCGAAGCCCTCGTGGAGAAACCGGAACTGCGGGAATTCGCCGGAAGGGTGGAGCAGCGCGACATCACCGAAAACGAGCAGCTGGACCTGCTGGTGGACCTCACGGAACGGCTGGACCGGCTGCCGCGCCACATCTCCATGCACCCGTGCGGTGTCATCCTGGGCGACGCCACCCTGCTGGACCGCACGCCCGTCCAGCCCAGCGGCCTGGGCCTGCCGATGAGCCAGTTCGACAAGCACGACATGGATCCCATGGGGATGCTCAAACTCGATGTGCTGGGGGTTAGGATGCAGAGCGCCATGGCCTTCGCCGTCCGGGAGGTGATCCGGCTCCACCCCTCCAAGGCCGAGGTGGTCGCGGCCGGCGCACATCCGGAAGGTCCGGACGGGAGAGGTCCGGACTACATCGCTGCGGACGGACGCATCGACCTGAACGCCGTCCCGCTGGATGACGAACCCACCTACGAGCTGATCCGCAGCACCCACACCCTGGGCTGTTTCCAGATCGAGTCCCCGGGCCAGCGCGAACTGATCGGCAAACTGGCGCCGCGGGAATTCAACGACCTCATCATCGACATCTCGCTGTTCCGGCCGGGACCGATGAAATCGGACATGGTCCGGCCCTTCCTTGAGCACCGGCACGGCTTCGCCCCCGAAGTGTACCCGCACCCGGACCTGAAGCCGGTCCTCAAGGAGACCCACGGGGTGACCGTCTTCCACGAACAGATCCTGAAGACCTTCGACGTGATGACCGGCTGCGGGCTGGCCCGGGCCGATGAATTCCGCCGCGCGCTGGGCAACGAGGTGCTGGAGGGGAAGGTGGAGGAGTTCTTCCGGAGGGAGGCCCGGGCCCGGAACTACGCCCCCGGGGTGGTGGACAAGGTCTGGGGCACCTTGAAGGCCTTCGGCAGCTTTGGCTTCTGCAAGGCCCACGGGGCGGCCTTTGCCGTGCCCACCTACCAGTCCGCCTGGCTCAAGACGCACCACCCGGAAGCGTTCCTCGCCGGGCTCTGGGAACACGATCCCGGCATGTACCCCAAACGGCTCCTGGTGGCCGAGGCCCGGCGGATGGGGATCCCCATCCTGCCGCTGGACATCAACAAGAGCCAGGCGGAGTACCGGGTGGAACGTGTGGAAGCAGGCCCGGACCGCGGCAGGCTGGGCATCCGGCTGAGCCTGAGCGGCATCTACGGGCTGTCCGGCGCCGAACTGAAAAGAATCGTGGCGGCCCAGCCCTATGACTCCCTGGCGGACCTGCGGGCCCGGTCCCGGCTGGGCAAGCAGGGCATCAAGCGGCTGGCCCAGCTGGGCGCCTTCGACTCCCTGCACCGGGAGTCCGGTGGAGCCTCGAACCGTGCGGACCTGGTCCGGCACCTGCAGAACCTGCAGGACCGCCCGCAGCGCAAAGGGGTGGAGGTCATCGAGGGCCAGCTGGCCCTGCCGCTGGGCGACGTCGAGCTGAAAAACCTGAAAGCCGTGCTGCCCGCACCCACCATGGTGGAAACCGTCCGGGCGGAACTGGACCTGATGGCCATGGATGTCAGCGAACACCTGATGGCCAGCCACCGTCCCCTCCTGGACCGGCTGGGCGTCACCACCGCGGACAAGCTGCTGGGGCTGCGCAACGGTACCGAGGTGCTGGTGGCCGGAGTCAGGGTCGCCACCCAGACCCCGCCCATGCGCGGCGGCCGCCGGGTGGTGTTCATTAGCGTCGACGACGGCACGGGCTGCGTGGACTCGGTCTTCTTCCATGAGGCCCAGGAGCAGTCCGGACCGCTGCTCTTCGGCACCCGGCTGCTGCTGATCCGGGGCACCACCCGCCGGACCGGGCCCCGCGGGATCAGCATCAGTGCCAGCATGGCGTGGGACCTCAGCCGCACCGAGAGCCTGCCGTACCCCGGCGCCGCGTTGGTTGGCCTATCCGGAAACCGATAG